AGGAACCGCGCGGCACGCATGAACGGCGCTGAACCTGTAGGAGCGGGCTTGTCCCGCGATGGGGCCCTCAGGGCAACAGCACCGTCGACCCCACCGTCTGGCGCGCCGACAAGGCCTCCTGCGCTTTCGCCGCCTCGCTCAGCGGATAGCGCTGCTGGATATCCACCACCAGCTTGCCACTGGCAATCATCGCGAACAGGTCATCGGCCATGGCCTGGGTGTTCTCGGCGTTATTGGCGTAGCTGGCCAGGGTCGGTCGGGTCACGTACAGCGAGCCCTTCTGCGACAGAATTCCCAGATTCACGCCACTCACCGCGCCGGAGGCATTGCCGAAGCTCACCATCAAGCCACGCGGGCGCAGGCAGTCGAGCGAAGTCAGCCAGGTGTCGGCACCTACGCCGTCATACACCACCGCGCACTTCTTGCCTTCGGTCAGCTCCAGCACACGCTTGGCCACGTCTTCATGGCTGTAGTCGATGGTCGCCCAGGCCCCCAGCGCCTTGGCGCGTTCGGCTTTTTCGGGCGAGCTGACAGTGCCGATCAGCTTGGCGCCCAAGGCCTTGGCCCATTGGCAAGCCAGCGAGCCGACGCCACCTGCTGCGGCGTGGAACAGAATGAAGTCGCCGGGCTGCACCGCGTAGGTCTGCTTGAGCAGGTACTGGGTGGTCAGGCCCTTGAGCATCACGGCCGCAGCCTGCTCGAAGCTGATGCTGTCAGGCAGCTTCACCAGGTTCGCTTCCGGCAGGGTGTGGTATTCGCCATAGGCGCCCAGCGGCCCGCCGCCGTAGCCGACGCGGTCGCCGACCTTCAAGCGGGTGACGCCCTCGCCCACCGCATCGACCACACCCGCACCT
The Pseudomonas putida genome window above contains:
- a CDS encoding NADPH:quinone reductase, which translates into the protein MAKRIQFSQHGGPEVLQLVDFEPTPPGPQQVRVRNHAIGLNFIDTYFRGGLYAPPSLPSGLGTEGAGVVDAVGEGVTRLKVGDRVGYGGGPLGAYGEYHTLPEANLVKLPDSISFEQAAAVMLKGLTTQYLLKQTYAVQPGDFILFHAAAGGVGSLACQWAKALGAKLIGTVSSPEKAERAKALGAWATIDYSHEDVAKRVLELTEGKKCAVVYDGVGADTWLTSLDCLRPRGLMVSFGNASGAVSGVNLGILSQKGSLYVTRPTLASYANNAENTQAMADDLFAMIASGKLVVDIQQRYPLSEAAKAQEALSARQTVGSTVLLP